Within the Enterobacter roggenkampii genome, the region AACGGAGCGCCACCTGAACGGCCATTTTACGGTAGTGCTGGCGCTGCGCCTGCTCGTCTGCGCCTTCTTCAAACAGCAGCGTAAAGGTGTAGCTGTTGGCAACGTAGTGAAAGCTGAAGCTGCTTATCAGACGATGAAGATCGCGGGCGTCAACCGTCTCACTGAAAAGCTGTTTTTCTTTCCCCCGGCGCAGGATCTCCTCCAGCAGATCGAGCGCGCTGCGGTTGACCTGGCGGAGATAGCTCGACTGCTGCATAAAGCGGCCGCGCTGCATGTTTTCCATGCAGATAATCCGGATGTAGTCAGGGTGGTCGGCATGATAGTCAAAGGTGGCTTCAACCAGATTGACCAGCGCTTCGACCGGGGGCATTCCCGTCAGGCTTAGCGCTTTTTCGCTGGCGCGAATCTGGGTGTAAACATGTTCAAGTACGAGTAGATAGAGGTTCTCTTTATTCTTGAAATGGTAAACCACCATGCGTTTGGTGGTGCCCGCTTTCTCTGCGATCTGCTCCATCCGTGCACCGTTCAATCCATACTCGGCAAAAAGCGCGATGGCGCTCTGAAAGATTTTCTCTTTCAGGCTGGATTCTTCACTGTGCTCGGGGTGTTCGCTGCCAGGGTTAGCCACATCCTTTCCTTATTTTCACCAAACGGACCAGACGGATTATCTCCACGGCAGCGAAATAACACAAATATCAAACGCGTGGGCGTTTACGGTACAGCCACAGGCCGGGGATCGACAGCCCGATGGAGAGCGCGCCGACGATGGATGACGCCTTAAGAAAGTTGCTGAGAAGAAGGATCATCTGAGGCTCGGTATAGCCGAAATGGCTGATTTTCACCGCGGAAATCATCGCGGTATAGGCCGATATCCCCGGAAACATGGGGATCACGGCCGCAACGGTGAATACTTTGGGATGCGCCAGATACCAGCGCGACCACTGGATGCCGATACTGCCGACCAGCATGGATGCCATAAATGTTGACCATTCGATGTTAAAACCCGCCGTCATCATCACCATTCGCGAGCCATGGCCAATCGCGCCCAGCAGCGCACACCACGGCAGCGCGCGTTGCGGTACGTTAAATACCATCGCGAAGCCGACGGCAGGAATGGCGGCCAGAAGCATGTCCTGAGCAAGCGCCAGCAGAAAATCGATCACGCCCATCCGCGTAACCCCCAAAGTGTCATGGCCATGACCACGCCGATGCAGGTCGCCAGCGTCAGC harbors:
- a CDS encoding TetR family transcriptional regulator, with the protein product MANPGSEHPEHSEESSLKEKIFQSAIALFAEYGLNGARMEQIAEKAGTTKRMVVYHFKNKENLYLLVLEHVYTQIRASEKALSLTGMPPVEALVNLVEATFDYHADHPDYIRIICMENMQRGRFMQQSSYLRQVNRSALDLLEEILRRGKEKQLFSETVDARDLHRLISSFSFHYVANSYTFTLLFEEGADEQAQRQHYRKMAVQVALRYTCP
- a CDS encoding threonine/serine exporter translates to MGVIDFLLALAQDMLLAAIPAVGFAMVFNVPQRALPWCALLGAIGHGSRMVMMTAGFNIEWSTFMASMLVGSIGIQWSRWYLAHPKVFTVAAVIPMFPGISAYTAMISAVKISHFGYTEPQMILLLSNFLKASSIVGALSIGLSIPGLWLYRKRPRV